Within the Prosthecobacter debontii genome, the region TCAATGCTGGTGTTGAGGATACCGCGGTTGGTCATGATCCCGGCATCGGCCGAGAGGGTGATGCCTCCGGTGAAGCGGATGCTCGAACTGTCGATGCGGATGGCCCCGTTGCCCTGGCCGTTCCCGGCGATGCTGATGGGGATGGTGTAGTTGTTGCTCGTGCCCCCGGTGGCGAGCACACTGCCCGACTGCACATTCACGCTGTCCATGCCGCTGATGTTGTTGAAGCCCGTGAGCAGGAGGAAGATGCCGTTATCCGCCGCGCGGGCATTGACGTTGAGCACGCCTTTGAGGTCTGGATTGGCAGAGCCGAAGCGGATGTATTGAAAGCCATTGATGCGAGTCTCCACCGGGCGCTGAAGTGTGAGTCCGTTGCCTTTCAGCACGGAGTTGAGATTGATGAAGAGCACGGAGCCGCTGCCGCTGGAGGAGTTGTTGGCCGCTTCGATGACCGCATTATCGGCAAACTGAAGCGTGCCGCCGTTGATGGTGTGAGCGATGGTGACGGGTAGATCCTGACCGGTGGAGGTGCTCAGGGCATTGAAGCGCATGCCGCCGACATTGAGGGTGCCCTGCACGGTGATGGTGCCGCCAGTTTTGCTCGCGGTGCTGCCGAAGGAGGCGATGGTGGAGCCGCTGTTGTCCCAGGTGGTATTGCCGCTGCCGGTATTCCACAGAGCGTCGGTCAGGTTCCAGTTGCCATTGCCATTTTGCACTCCGTCAGCGGCGTTGGGATCCCAAAAGAGCTGGGCTGAAGCGTGGGGGCTCACCATCAGGAAGAGACTGACGGCGAGTGAAAAGCAGGACGAGTTTTTCATGGTGCAGGAGGGTTCATCACCAGCGCCAGGCCGTGGACCTCCTGCACCATGAAGGTGCTTATTTTTGCAGATCGGGCTCCGGGGGGGATGCGGGTTAACTAACAGCACCGCACGTGCCAAACCAGGGCTGCGGGGGCACACTCAACACGGAAGTATCAGTGTTGGTTGCACACGGTCCTCCCCATGAAAAAGGGGGGATTGGGGATCGTCTTGGGGGAGGCCTCTAGGAGCGCGTAAGGCCTTCGGTTTCAGGTTAAGAGATCCCCAGGCGGGACCGTAAAGTTGCACGAAATCCCGTCCCTAGGGCAAGTCTAGAGACATTGGGTATTGGGTGACGAAGCTCTTGGTTAGGTTGAGGCCTCGCTTGACGGTCTCTGGCGTCGGCGAAAGGGACGTTTCGTCACGCAACGTGGGCGTCTGCCCGAGCCGCGTTACAGCTTCACGTGAAAGTCATCCTTGTCTGTGACGCTCTCGGCGAAGCTAACCAAAAGTTGGATCACAGCCTCGATGTCTCGCAGGTCCGCCATCTCCACCACGCTATGCATGTAGCGCAGGGGCAGGGAGACGAGGGCGCTGGGGATGCCATGCTGCTGATTGAAGATCACATCCGTGTCCGTGCCGGTGAAGCGGGAGGAGGACTCGTGTTGGAGAAGCATGTTTTGGGCTGCGGCCACCTCCATGAGACGCTTCACCACTTCGGGATGGTTGGCACTGCCATGCGTCAGGCTGGGGCCACCGCCCAGTTTGACCTCCCCATTTTTCTTCACATCCACACTCGGGGTATCGGTGGCGTGGGTGACATCCAGCACGATCGCCACATCGGGCATCAGGCGGTGCGCGGCCATCTTAGCCCCATGCCCGCCGATCTCTTCCTGCACGGCATTCACAGCGATGACGCTGGAGCTGAGAGGCGTCTTCCGCTTGCTCAGACGGGCGATGACTTCCGCAATGATGAAGCCGCCGATGCGGTTGTCCAGGGCCCGACCGACCAGACGATGCGCGCCGATCTCCTCCACCCCATCGGCATACACCATGGGGTGCCCCACGCGGATGCCTGCATCAGAAACTTCTCCGGCGCTGGTGGCCCCGATGTCCACCCACAGCTCATGCACCTTGGGTGCTTTTTCATTGTCCCGGTCTTCACGGATGTGAATGGCGATGTTGCCAATGATGCCGCGCACGGTGCCTTTATCTCCCAGGATATCCACACGGCGACCGCGGGCCGTGGCGACATCACTGCCGCCCACCCGATCCACGCTGATGAAACCCTCCTTGGAGATGTATTTCACCATGTAACCGATCTCGTCCGCATGGGCCTCGAACATGATGCGTTTGCCCTTTTTGCCTTTGCCCTTCAGCGTGCCCCAGGCACTGCCATAGGCATCACTCTCGACTTCATCGGCGAACTTCCCCACATACTGCGCCCACTTGCGCTGGCCGCGGACTTCAAAACCGGTGGGGCTGGGGGTGGAAAGGAGATCGAAAAGGAAAGTCTTGGCGGCAGCGGTCATGGCAAAAGAAAGAAGGAACTCAAACCCCTTCTAACGTCCGCCAAAGAGGGGAAGTCATGCTGAAATCGTCAAAAAAAGCGGGTGGAGTTGCCGCACCGGACGTGGACCGAGTCATCCGCTTTACCCATGCCTACCATGCGGATTGCTTGGTTCAGCCAAATACTCCAAGTTTCTCCTCTCATCCGTGAGCCTGTGATTCAGCATAAAATCGGGAAACCGAATAT harbors:
- a CDS encoding M42 family metallopeptidase, coding for MTAAAKTFLFDLLSTPSPTGFEVRGQRKWAQYVGKFADEVESDAYGSAWGTLKGKGKKGKRIMFEAHADEIGYMVKYISKEGFISVDRVGGSDVATARGRRVDILGDKGTVRGIIGNIAIHIREDRDNEKAPKVHELWVDIGATSAGEVSDAGIRVGHPMVYADGVEEIGAHRLVGRALDNRIGGFIIAEVIARLSKRKTPLSSSVIAVNAVQEEIGGHGAKMAAHRLMPDVAIVLDVTHATDTPSVDVKKNGEVKLGGGPSLTHGSANHPEVVKRLMEVAAAQNMLLQHESSSRFTGTDTDVIFNQQHGIPSALVSLPLRYMHSVVEMADLRDIEAVIQLLVSFAESVTDKDDFHVKL